Genomic DNA from Lactuca sativa cultivar Salinas chromosome 8, Lsat_Salinas_v11, whole genome shotgun sequence:
GTTTCATTATTGTAAGACGCATGTAATACATaggtttatttaaaagaaaaataaatatgaaaaattctaaacatttgaaaaagtttgaatttataaaaaaattaaaaaaaaatacaaaattattaaaattaaaatgatcttttatcttttaaatttaaacaaataatttagataaataaacaaaagaaactaatgaagTTTTCATTTAGAAATATTGAAATTAGAAGGAAGtcaattattgaaattgatatgcatttattattatatttattgcaattattacatttaaatattattagaaatttaataaaatggaaaaaaccacaaaatgccatatggaaaaaatttaattaaaattaaccACTGAATAACATGTGGCCAAATCAATGTGAgtgtgacatatgacaaaaagattttcatttattagagtagacgAGAGATAAATTTGTATTACTAATACTTTTATAAACCGCTAATAATTGTGTTTCTCGCGtgtaagtttatttatttatttatcaattttttttaatctatTGCAAACTAGGGTTTGGTAAAATCAATACAATAGCTAAATagaataccaaaaatattacctACCATTCTACTATTATTATTACTTTAATTTGAATTGGTTACATATTTGTTGGCCATATAACATtgattaaacttcaaaaatcatcCAATACCGAACTTACCTTAAGACATATGGGCCGATTTGACTATAGAAACTGTTGAATCCCGAGTTATAATGGGCCTACTTTCCTTTCAATATTTTGTGTTCAAAATTTCTAACGGCTATGGAAGAAGCATCATCGGGATAACGAAGCTGTTTAATACTTCAATTCAACCTTCTCAAAAGCTCTGCCATCTCAATGCTCGGAATGATGGCAGAGCAGCAACTATGGAGAATCAACCTTCAAGCAAAGGCAAAAAACTTCCATTTCAAACTCAAAGCATCTAAATACTTACCAACTTGCTACAATTTCTTTCGATTCtcacttttcttcaagatttcgcATCTCCTCATCCGATTGAGCTCTGATAATAACCCGACGACCAAACGAAAATCATTAAAATCAAGAATTTCCGAACCCATTCAGAAATTTCGGAGAAGAATCACAAAGAGAACTGCTTTTCCTGCTCAGAAGCCCTCGAAAATCAAATGGTTGAAATTGGGTTCTTGTGAGGTATGCTGTTTCTAATTAACTAAATTGCATTGCATATTAGGTGTTTGAAGAAATTACACACAGAATCGGATGAAGCATTTAGCTTTGTATATCTATAAATCAAGAAAATTTCCTTCATTATACAcgacctcaatataataacctaATCTATCTAAAATCAAAGGAATTACCATGTAAAAGAGAAACGACAATTGCATCTTAGGAGTCACTTTATACTATCATTGAGCTGATTTGGAATCTTGTGCTTTTGATTCAGTCAATCTATCAGAAGGATAGAAAAGGGATCATCATCCATGGTTTGAGCGTATTTAAATACCTCCTTACACAAATAAAGATATTTATGGAAACAAAAGCCAATAAGTTGCTGTTACTTTCAATTCTAGCAATGATGGGATACCTTCTTTGGTTGCGTATGAAGAACCATTTGAGTTATCATGAAAGAACCTTTGCTTCAAGATACTTTAGGAAGGTATGGAATTGGGCTATCACAcaagtaatttatttttatcttgGATTATAATTCCTATAATTGTAAACTCAACATGCTGCTACTGTTTTCCTTATAATATATAATTCCAATATTAACTTATAATGAATGATATACATGCAAAATTTAAGAATTTAGTGAGCAGATCCATCTTTCTTGATTTAGGTCTCGCTTGTTGATCAACATGATTAAAATTTCAGTTCATAAATTTCATATAACGACTTGAGTCGGTAGTTGTCTTCTTTAGAATGACTAAACCAAGACCACCATATGTCAGTGTAATTTAAGCTCCTATGAGACTTCAAATCTTCTTTAAAATAACTTTTTGACACAAATGTTACTCATCATATGACTTTTAATCTCAACAATCTTTAAGTATTGCTATCTCTATTCTCTCATACTTGATCATTGGTTATTTCTCCCCCCGACTCTCAATAATGTTAAATATGTTCCTCTTATACGTTGCAACCTTATTTCCATCAAACAATTTGGCAAATAAAGTAACGAGTCTATTAAGTATTGCTATCTATCATACTTGTTCCATGGGGGAATACTTGGCTTAAAGATGAAGTACAATAACTATGTAACTTTGTAAACATGGCCAAGACCATCATGGTCATTCATTTACACAACTCTAATCTCAAATAATGCTTGAAAAAAATGTCCACATTCCATGTGACTCATGCCCCCGAAAGCAAAGGCGTTTATGAAGGAGTGAAGCTTAGACCATTGAGAGAGAAATAGGCAATGAGTGAGAGCCTTGGTAGTTTATTGTAATTAGGACCCCTTTGCGACGTGGTCACAGACAAAATAGTAGTCAATGACAACATGGTTCCTTCTTGAATGGAAGATAGGATTGGCTACACATGTAGCGTAACGTTGTCAGATTAAATTGTTAGTGCTTAATGTGGGACGTTGTGGAGTTCCCGAAGTAAGTTACCAAGCCAGTTCAACAATTGTTCTAACGAAGACGGTTTTCACCAATAAAGACCACATAAGTAAATGTTGAGTCACATTACTCCAACCTGGTCAACATGGAAGTATTTATAGAGATATGAACATTGTAATGAGCGGGGAAGTTTGTATTGAGCCAACTTGTTTATAATGAAACTGATGCCTAGAAGGATCGTACCAAGAATGCTCAAGTATTTGTAGATACCCAGACGTATGAGAAATGGAACTACTAGCATCATGTATCAAGATCCAACTAAGGAGGTCATGAGTATACATGTGGTGAGTTAGAAAGAGCCTTGAAAGTGGCCGATTTGTATCAAGATACTAAAATCGCAAACAATTACGTTTCACTAATAATATTAAATCAAACCTCTTTGCAATCacttttttacaattttttttttagttttcataGGAACTAGTTGTTAACCATAATCTCCTTGTGGATTCACCCTTACTTGCCTTATCTATTTAATGCGTTTaaggtttattttttttattacatcaaTGGCTGTAATCAAATTTTGGCACCGTTGTCGGGGAGCTATTGCCCTTAGCTCTTAGTTTTTTTTCATTAGTTGAGTctatttctttctttttaactCTCAAGACTAAAAAtcattttgtttgtttttgtttttgttttgttttgttgcaTTTAGTTCTCTTTTACTCGTTTCTTTGTGTTTTCATTATAATTTCTCACATTTTTGTATGCACATTCGCAAGTCGGGACGATCCACCCAATATACAAGATGTCAATGAACGACAATTCTGCTCATTATGTTCAATACTGCGGTGGTTGAGGAAAGCAAGTGTCGATTGAAATTCTCTCCTAAATGCAAAAAAACTTACAACTAGGGTAATTCGATATAAACAAAAACCTTGAACTAATGTTCAATCTGTTTATGCTTTGTGTGAAGGTGTTATATTCGTTTGTTGACGAAAAGGCAGCCACCCGTCCaccatttttgtgattttggacaTCAAAACCACCATTCTTCTTCCTTTTTACATCTGTCTCACATATGTATATGTTGCTTAAACCCCGCTTTGTAGGATTAAAGCTTGATTTTTGTGCTCTTTAGTAAGTAGAAAATGGCAGAAATACATAAAAAGAGAGCATGAAATCTTGAAGTATAGTTGTTTAGTACAAATCTGAAGTTTCATGTGATCAAAATTTGAGTTTGTGAACTTTAAATGGTAGGAAATATACACAGTGACACAACAATATTTTAGAATCCCATGGAGTGTTGGTACCGTCAGTAATCCAACATTGTAACATCAATACTACCATATGACTTGACTTTTCAGAGTGTCTTCATCTACTCAATATGTGTGGGGTCGAAATCTAGGACTCTCCACGATGTTATGTCCTCTAAAGTTGATATCTCACATAGTGATGTCGCTCATCTTAGACCTGCATCAATGACGCTCAACTACTGCATGTCCTATTACTCGATCCTCCCATGATTGTAAAATTAACCAAAATAATACACATTATACATTAATACATAGTTCACAAACGAGTCCTATGCAACTAGAAACATTAAACAACggtccaaaaaaaaaatcaatcaatATTCAAGTGTCATATTCATTAGTTtcctaaaattttcaaatactatAAAAAATCAAGACCTACAAGCTAACAACTACTAACATAGAGTATAATTAATAAGTATTTAGATTGTTAGCAATACCATCACTTAATACAACAGGGATCTAAAAATTTCCCATGACACTCAATAACTTTCCTAATATTTAAAAACAATAGTACAAAAATTACAACTCACATATTTAAATTTCAGACAGTAACAAAGAAAAAAATTTGATCACATGAAACTTCAAATATGTGCTAAAATACTATGTAGGAACTTACTACCTGTGGCATCCCTTATTTTTcagaaccaaaaaaaaaaaccatttcttTACGCTTTCAAAACCATGTTATATTTGTTTGCGGAAAATCCTAGTATATTAAAACATTTTGTGGAAAATGTCCCattctattaaaatattattagcaTAAAtgttttttcaacatacaaaaaccctaaggatgtcataatcaatacataTCATAAGTTATAGCGTAAAGACCAATCTTTGATGCATATAGTTTGAGTAGGCCAGGTTTGGGAAAACGCGGTGAGACACATGATTttcctgttggattagtatctaagtctataactatattcggtatgtacttaacccggttGTTGCATGATCCTTTTAGGTTgacttcacactggtgactagacaggatgactgtTGAGGAGAGAGACATATTTATTGTTAtgaataattatatataaatatgatttgttaatatatgtcacaccccaaaaccaagaacggcggaaacgttctggggcggaggacgtcatgtaaagtatcataacagtacaaagtagtaaacaagcaacaacatcatccattgcattaatagtaaaattttaatacatgtgtgttctttcatagaataaaacaccatattaaataatcaaaataaaagacgaatcttgactgcttcgtcttctcaaaacctggtcattgtacctgtctactggtgacctgagaatacaaattattttgaaagcgtagatcagcataaagctggtgagttcataagtattttagtgtcattgatttgtaaagttttaaagaaaagacttgtaaatgttcaatgaaaaagtttgtataagtatgaaaaccctagaaaatcccatatttcatACTAGTATAaaatatagtcttctaccaagacccgaatgtttagAAGGTTTGCTTCTCTATAAGAATGAAGGTTTTTCccatgtacaactattattatcaaaatatagtctacctcatcgttcatgtgaatgtgtcacaaaataaaggtaataaggaaaattgtATAATCCTTGAAATCGTATCCATTTGTCTAGGATAAACACGGCGCGGTAAATTGCCGAACAGTAGAACCGAGAACATCCGTAGATGAACAAGTCCTGTTGTAGCTAGTAgccaggtgtaggatggtcagtcccATAGTGTGTagtgtatgtactagtgtagtgtatgtcttccctgattctcatcatagtaagtCCTCTAGTATAGTATATAGTGTGTAAGAGTGTCTCTTCATATAGTGTGTATTAGTGTCTCTTCATATAGTGTGTGttatatttgtatagactcacgaatgaaccgACTCTTATGTATTACCTTGCACTAGTAATAGTAAGTACTATACCTCTAAAATATACCTACTATAGTTTACAAgtaatgtatgtatatgaatgaaCGAAAATGATAAAACAATAAATCACTTTGTGATCACCGACGATGTTATTTCGGCCATTCAGGACTATTTACGGGCTCAAAGTGTCGTTTTTCGGTTTTGTGCTGTCGAGCGATCTTTTCGAGTGGAATGATGTAGTCTCCTAATTGGACGAAATTCACACATCTTATTTATATGCTAAAACTATAAATTACTTTGTGATCACCGACGATATTATTTCGGCCATTCGGGACTATTTAGGGACTCAAAATGTCGTTTTTCGGTTTTTAGCTGGCGTGCGAACTTTTCGAGTGGAATGATGCAGTCTTCGAATCGAATGAAATTTAAACATCTTATTTATATGCTGAAACTATAAATCACTTCGTGATCGTCGACGATGTGATTTCGGCCGTTCGGGACTGTTTAGGGGCACAAAATGTTGTTTTCAGTTTTTTGGGCTAGCGCGCGAACTTTTCGAGTGGAATGATGCAATCTCTGAATTGTACGAAATTCGCACATCTTGTGTATATGATAAAACTATAAATCACTTTGTGCTCACCGACAATGTTATTTCGACCATTCGGGACTGTTTAGGGGCTTAAAATGTCGTTTTTCAGTTTTGGGCTGGCGCGAGAACTTTTCGAGTGGAATGATGCAGTCTCCGAATTGGACGAAATTTGCGCATCTTGTATATATGATAAAAATATAAATCACTTTGTGATCATGGACGATGTTATTTCGACCATTCAGGACTGTTTATGGGCTCAAAATGTCGTTTTTCGGTTTTGGGCTGGCGCGCGAACTTTTCGAGTTGAATGATGCAGTCTCCGAATTGGACGAAATTCACATATCTTATGTATATGCTAAAACTATAAATCACTTGGTGATCACTGACGATGTTATTTCGGCCATTCGGGACTGTTTAGGGGCTTAAAATGTCGTTTTTCGATTTTGGGCTGGTGCGCGAACTTTTCGAGTGGAATGATGCAGTCTCCGAATTGGACGAAATTCGAACATCTTATTTCTATGCTAAaagtataattcacttcgtgatCACCGACGATGTTATTTCGGCCATTCGGGACTGTTTAGGGGCTCAAAATGTTGTTTTGCGGTTTTGGGCTGGCGAACTTTTCGAGTGGCATGATGCAGTCTCCGAATTGGACGAAATTcacacatgtaatttatatgctCAATCTATGAATCACTTTGTGATCACCGACGATGTTATTTAGGCCATTCGGGACTGTTTAGGGGCTCAAAATGTCGTTTTTCGTTTTCGTGCTGGCGCGCGAACTTTTCGAGTGGAATGATGCAGTCTCCTAATTGGATGAAATTTGCAGATCTTATTTATATGCTAAAACTATAAATCACTTAGTGATCACCGACGATATTATTTCGGCAATTCGGGACTGTTTAGTGGCTCAAAATGTCGTTTTTCGGTTTTGGGCTCGCGCACGAACTTTTCGAGTGGAATGATGCAGTCTCTGAATTGGACAAAATTTAAACATCTGATTTATATGCTAAAACTATAAATCACTTCGTGATTGCCGATGATGTGATTTCGACCATTCGGGACTGTTTAGGGACTCAAAATGTTGTTTTCGGCTGGCGCACAAACGTTTCGAGTGGATTGATACAGTCTCCAAATTTGATGAAATCCGCACATTATATGTAAATGCTAAAACTATAAATCACATTGGGATCACCGACGATGTTATTTCGGCCATTCAGGACTGTTTAAGGGCTCAAAATGCCCTTTTTCGGTTTTGGGCTGGCGCACGAACTTTTCGAGTGGAATGATGCAGTCTACGAATTGGATGAAATTTGCACATTGTATGTATTTGCTATAACTATAAATCACTATGAGATCATCGACGGTGTTATTCGGCCATTCGAAACTGTTAGGGGCTCAAAATATCGTTTTTTAGTTTTGGGCTTGCGCACGGACTTTTCGATTGGAATGATGCAGTCTCGAAATTTGACGAAATTTACACATTGTATGTATATGTTAAAACTATAAAACACTTCGTGATCACCGACGGTGTTATTTCGGCCATTCATCACTGTTTAGGGGCTCAAAATGTCGTTTTTTGGTTTTGGGCTGACGCACAAACTTTTCGGGTGCAATGATGCAGTCTCCGAATTGGACGAAATTCGTACAGTGTATGCATATGCTAAAACTATAAATCACTTCGTGATCACCGACAATGTTATTTCGACCATTCGAGATTGTTAAGGGGATCAAAATGTTGTTTTTTGGTTTTGGGCAGGCGCACGAACTTCTCTAGTGGAATGATGCTATCTCCGAATTGGATGAAATCCGCAGATAGTATGAATATGCCAAAACTATAATTCACTTTGTCATTACCGACGATGTTATTTTTGCCACTCGGGACtgtttagggctcaaaatgtcgttTTTCGGTTTTGGGCTGGCGCACAAACTTTTCGATTCGAATGAGGTAGTCTCCGAATTGGACGAAATTTAAATATTGTAAGTATATGCTAAAATTTTAAATCACTTTGTGATCACCGACGAGATTATTTCAGCCATTCGGGACTTTTTAAGGGCTCAAAATGTCGTTTTCGATTTTGGGCTGACGCACAAACTTTTTGAGTGGAAGGATGCAGTCTCCGAATTTGACGAAATTCGCACATCTTATGTATACGCTAAAACTATTAATCACTTTTGTGATCATCAATGATGTTATTTTGGCCATTCGGGACTGTTTAGGGGCTCAAAATGTCATTTTTTAGTTTTGGGCTGGCGCGCAAACTTTTTGAGTGCAATGATGCAGTCTCTGAATTGGACGAAATTTGCATATATTATGTACATGTTAAAACCATGATTCACTTTGTGATCAACGACGTTATTTATGCCATTCGAGACTGTTTTGGGGATCAAAATGTCGTTTTTCGGTTTCGGGTAGGCACGCGAACTCTTCGGGTGGAATGATGCGCTCTCCGAATTGGACGAAATTTGTAAATCTTATGTATATGCTAAAACTATAAATCAATTTTTGATCACCTAAGATGTTATTTCGGCCATTCATGACTATTTAGGAGTTCAAAACCTTGTTTTTCGGTTATGCGCTGGCACACGAACTTTTCGTGTGGAATGATGCATTCTCTGAATTGGATGAAATTCGCACATTGTATGTATATTCTAAAACTATAAATCACTTTGTGATCACTGGCGATGTTATTTCAGCCATTCGGGACTGTTTAGGGGCAcaaaatgttgatttttggtTTCGGCTGGCGCGCGAACTTTTCGAGTGAAATGATGCAATCTCCAAATTGGATGAAATTTGCACATTGTATGTATAAGCTAAAACTATAAATCACTTTGTGATCACCGAAGATGTTATTTCGGCCATCTGGGACTGTTTAGCGGCTCAAAATATCGTTTTTTCGGTTTTGGGCTGGCGCGTGAACTTTTCGAGTGGAATGATGCAATCTAGAAATTGGTCGAAATTTGCACATTTTATGTATATTCTAAAACTATAAATCACTTCATGATCACCGACAATGTTATTTTCGCCATTCGTGACTGTTTAGGGGCTCAAAATGTCGTTTTTCAGTTTTGGGCTGGCGCGCAAACTTTTCGAGTGAAATGATACAGTCTCCGAATTAGACGAAATTCGCACATTGTATGTATATGCTAAAACTATAAATCACTTTGTCATTAACGACAATGTTATTTCGACCATGCGACACTGTTAAGGGGATCAAAAGGTCATTTTTCGGTTATAGGCTAACGTGCGAACTTTTCGAGTGGAACGATGCAGTCTCCGAATTAGATGAAATTCGCACAATGTATGTATATGCTAAAATTATAAATCACTTTGTGATCACCTACGATATTATTTCGGCCACACGGGATTGTTTAGGGGCTCAAAATGTTGTTTTTCGGTTTTGGGTTGGCGTGCAAACTTTTCGAGTGGAATGAGGTAGTGCCCAAATTGGACAAAATTCgcacattgaatatatatgttaAAATTATAAATCACTTCATGATCGCCGACGATGTTATTTCGGCCATTCGAGACTGTTTAGGGTCTCAAAATATCGTTTTTCGGTTTTGGGCTGGCGCACGAACTTTTCGAGTGGAATGATGTAGTCTCCGAATTGGATGAATTTCGCACATCTTATGTATATGCTAAACCTATATATCACTTTGTGATCACCGGCGATGTTATTCCGGCCATTCGGGACTGTTTAGGGGCTCAAAATGTCGTTTTTCGGTTTTGGGCTAGCGCACGAACTTTTCGAGTGGAATGATGCAGTGTTCAAATTGGATTAAATTCTTACATCTTATGTATATGCTAAAACTATAAATCAATTTGTGATCACTGACGATGTTATTTCGGCCATTCGGGACTGTTTAGGGGCTCAAAATGTAGTTTTTCGTTTTTGGCCTAGCACACAAACTTTTTGAGTGGAATGATGCAGTCTCCAAATTTGACGAAATTCACACAACGTTTGTATATGCTAAAACTAAAAATCACTTTGTTATCACCGACGATGTTATTTCGGCTATTCGGGACTGTTTAGGGGCTCAAAATGTCATTTTTCGTTTTTGGACTAGCGCACGAGCATTTCGATTGGAATGAAGTAGTCTCTGAATTGGACGAAATTCGCACATCTTATGTGTATATGTTAAAACTATAAATCACTTTGTGATCACCGACGATTTTATTTCGGCCATTCGAGACTGTTTTGGGGATCCAAATGTTGTTTTTCGGTTTTGGGTTGGCATGCGAACTCTTCGGGTGGAATGATGCGCTCTCCGAATTGTACGAAATTCACACATCTTATGTATATGCTATAACTATAACTCACTTTGTGATCACCAAAGATGTTATTTCGGCCATTTGGGACTGTTTAAGGGTTCAAAATGTCGTTTTTCGATTTAGGGTTGGCGCGCGAACTTTTCGAGTAGAATGATGTAGTCTCCGAATTATATGAAATTCACATATTGTATGTATATGCTAAAACTATAAAACACCGTGTGATCACCGAAGATGTTATTTCGGCCATTCGGGACTGTTTATGGGCTCAAAATGTCGTTTTTCGGTTTTAGGCTGGCGCGCGAACTTTTCTAGTGGAATAATGCAGTCTTCAAATTGGACAAAATTTGCACATTGTATGTATATGCTAAAACAATTAATCACTTTGTGATCACCGACGATCTTATTTCGGCCATTCAGGACTGTTTAGGGGTGTAAAATGTCGCTTTTTGGTTTTTGGGCTAGCGCACAAATTTTTATAGTGGAATGATGCAGTCTCCAAATTGGACGAAATTCACACATCTTATGTATATGCTAAAACTATATATCACTTCGTGATCACCGACGATGTTATTTCGGCCATTCGAGACTGTTTAAGGGATTAAAATTTCGTTTTTTGGTTTTAGGCTGACGCGCGAACTTTTCGAGTGGAATGATGCAGTCTCCGAATTGGAAGAAATTCGCACGTTGTATTTATATTCCAAAACTATAAATCACTACGTGATCACCGACGATGTTATTTCGGCCATTCGGGACTGTTTAGGGGCTTAAAATGTCGTTTTTTGGTTTTGGGTTGGCGCACGAACTTTTTGAGTGGAATGCTGCAATCTCCAAATTGGACGAAATTTGCACATTTTATGTATATGCTAAAACTGTCGATCACACCGACGATGTTATTTTGGCCATTCGGGACTGTATAGGGGCTCAAAATGTTGTTTTTCGCTTTTGGGCTGGCACACGAACTTTTAGAGTCGAATGATGCATTCTCTGAATTGGATGAAATTCACATATCTTATTTATATTCTAAAACAATAAATCACTTCGTGATCACCGACGATGTTATTTCGGCTATTCGACATTGTTTAGGGGCTTCAAAATATCGTTTTTCGGTTTCTGGCTTGCACGCGAACTTTTCAAGTGGAATGATGCAGTCTCGAAATTTGACGAAATTTGCACATTGTATGTATATTTTAAAACTATAAATCACTTTGTGATCATCGAAAATGTTATTTTTGCCATTCGTGACTATTTAGGGGCTCAAAATATCGTTTTTCGGTTTTTTGGGCTGGCGCGCAAACTTTTCGGGTGGAATGATATAGTCTCTGAATTGGACGAAATTTGCACATTGTGTGTATATGCTAAAACTATAAATCCATTTGTCATCAATGGCGATGTTATGTCGACCATGCGACACTGTTAAGGGGTCCAAATTGTCGTTTTTCGGTTTTGGGCTGGCGCATGAACTTTTCGAGTGGAATGATGCAGTCTCCGAATTGGATGAAATTCGCACAATATATGTATATGCTAAAACTATAAATCACGTCGTGAGCACCGACGATGTCATCTCGGCCACTTGAGACTGTTTAGGGGCTCAAAATGTTGTTTTTCGGTTTTTGGCTGGCGCGCGAAGTTTTCGAGTGGAATGAGGCAGTCTCCGAATTGGACAAAATTCGCACATTGTTTGTATATGCTAAAATTATAAATCACTTCATGATCATCAACGATATTATTTCGGTCATTCGAGATTGTTTAGGGGCTCAAAATGTCATTTTTCGGTTTTGGGCTGGCGCATGAATATTTCGAGTGGAATGATGTTGTCTCTGAATTACATGAATAACAGCAGGAGCAGAACCCTGGGCTGATCCCTGAATGAGCTAAgggcactcgaccttccgatggtatgtctggttgcaatggagaCAAATAGAAAATCCCATGGGGCACTCcctcgccatatgcccctccttaccatatttgtagcaaatcc
This window encodes:
- the LOC111912104 gene encoding uncharacterized protein LOC111912104 isoform X1 codes for the protein MLGMMAEQQLWRINLQAKAKNFHFKLKASKYLPTCYNFFRFSLFFKISHLLIRLSSDNNPTTKRKSLKSRISEPIQKFRRRITKRTAFPAQKPSKIKWLKLGSCESIYQKDRKGIIIHGLSVFKYLLTQIKIFMETKANKLLLLSILAMMGYLLWLRMKNHLSYHERTFASRYFRKVWNWAITQVIYFYLGL
- the LOC111912104 gene encoding uncharacterized protein LOC111912104 isoform X2, whose product is MLGMMAEQQLWRINLQAKAKNFHFKLKASKYLPTCYNFFRFSLFFKISHLLIRLSSDNNPTTKRKSLKSRISEPIQKFRRRITKRTAFPAQKPSKIKWLKLGSCESIYQKDRKGIIIHGLSVFKYLLTQIKIFMETKANKLLLLSILAMMGYLLWLRMKNHLSYHERTFASRYFRKSGRSTQYTRCQ